The Christiangramia flava JLT2011 region AAAAAATCAAATTCTCCGGTTTTTCCTAAGATCAAACTGAGCCAAAATGGAGTCGCAAAAATCCCGATCAACCCGGAAAGACTGGCATTGAATATTGCGGCAGGTACATTTCCTTTAGCTAGCGAGACCATCACGACCGAAGATGAAACGGTTGAAGGCAACGTTCCCAGGAAAAACAGGGCGATCCAGAAATTGGAATGAATACCTTCCGGAAATAAAGGGAGACAGGCGAGACAAAGCAGCGGAAATAAGAGGAAAGTAGATAGGTGTATCAACAGGTGAATCCTGTAATTCAGAATACCGGCCTTAAATTCAGAAGGGGAGAGTTTGAGTCCGTAAAAAAGGAAAATCAGTCCTATCCCGATGTCGATAATCGTCTTTAACGGTAGTAGATCGGTGCCTTCCGGAAAAAAATAAGCACCGGCAATCATGCAAAAAATTCCGACTATAAATCCGTTAAATTTCAAGAGTTTTTCCTGATTTGTACTTTGTACTCCTCCAGGATATCATGATATTCGTGGGAAGAAAAATCGGTTTCATGAAATTCCTTACTCCGTTTCTTTTTCATATCCTTCCGCTTGATACTTTTCGCAAAACGCCTGATCTCATTTTCAGATTGCAGGATCAAACCGGGAACATTCACTGATTTTCCTTCCTGATCTTTGGCGACCATGGTAAAATAGGAGGAATTACAGTGTTTTCGCTGGCCGGTCTGAATATTTTCAGCTTCCACCCGAATACCGATAACCATCGAACTATGGCCTACAAAATTTACCGAAGCACGCATCGTAACCAGCTCCCCAATTTCAATAGGCTTCAGAAAATCTACCGTATCCACACTGGCCGTTACGCAATATTTCCCCGAATGTTTGGAAGCACAGGCAAACGCGATCTGGTCAAGCAGGGAGAGAATATAGCCTCCGTGAATCTTACCGTTGAAATTAGAATGGGAGGGAAGCATCAACTCTGAAATGACGACCTGGCTTTCTTTTACGGTTTTAAAATCGTTCATAAACTTAATTTCTGAAATGCGGACTTTGTGCCTGTTCTACTTCTGTAATAAAATATTTGGTGTCACCCCAGAAGAAAAAGGTGGAAAAACGCTCAATATAAGTTAGGCGTACGTAACTCCCTTCATATTGCTGTAACTTGTCAATTACCTCGTCATCCTTATCTAAAACTGAAAATTGAAAGATCTGAGCACCGCTGATTCCCTGGCTGATCTCACCTTCCCAGGTCTTGGAAACAACGCCTTTGCGACTGAATTTGATCAATTCGCCGGTCCTGGTTCCTTCGCTATAGGGCACGAAATAAATGAAAGCGTAATATAATAGCCAGAGCACAAAAATACCGCCCAGTATGTAAAACAGGGTTTTCTTCATTATAAATCTTTATAAACTAGATTGAGGAATTCTTCGAATTTTGATGGTTCTAGCCAGCGGGTTACGATCACCATTTTTCTTTTTTGATCTACCACGATAAAATTTCCGCCAAAACCGGCAGCGTAGAAAATTTCTGAGTCAATTGCTTCCATATGGCGATCACCAGCTGCATTCAACCACCACATATACCCGTAATTGCTATTGGCTTCGGAAGGCATGCCAGCTTCCTCGATCAGATCAGGATGGAGCAATTGCTGGCCATTCCAGTTACCGTTATTCATAAAAAGTAAACCGAATCTTGCCATATCTGTGGTACTGATGAACATCCCACCCCCGGAATGCCCGCCCCCGCTTACCGATTGCATTTGGAGCCCGTCGATCGCAGTCCAGGAATTCTCGTACCCAAACCATCGCCAGGACGAAGAAGCTCCAATAGGATCCATAATGTTGTTTTTCAAAACCTTCGGCAAGGGCTCGCGAAAAATATTCAGCAGGGAATAGGCGAGAACATTCACCCGTACATCATTATATTTAAAATAAGATCCCGGTTCGTGCAATGCTCGTGAACGCCACTGGTCAATGTTCTGATCTCTGGGAGGTCTGTCTGCCCAATCATAAGAACCCCAAAGTTCCCCGCTCCAGTCAGAATTTTGCTGAAGAAGGTGCTTCCAGGTGATTTTGGAATTATGAGATCCTTCAAAAGTTCCATCCCAAATATATCGGGCTACGGAATCATTAACATTTTTAATCTTTTCCTGCTGAAGCGCAATCAGGGCTGTGGTTGAAAGAAAGCTTTTAGTTACGCTGAAGGTCATATCCACACGATCTACAGCTCCCCACTGCGCAACGATATAGCCATTCTTAAGAATTAATCCGGCAGGGCCGCCCCGTCTTTTTACCGGTCCAAGCAATTGATGATAGGGTTCGCTTTGAAACCCCTTTAAAATGGCCTGTCTCAGGTCTCGGGATTCAGAATATTCATTTTCTTCAGCAAATTGTATCGCTTCTGAAAAATCAAGATCGAATTCTTTTGAGGTTTTTGTTTGCCATTCGCCAGCAGGTGGAAAATACACTTTCTGGGCCTGTAGCGTGCTAACGAAGAAGAATAACAGAAGGGAATAGAAGATCTTTTTCACAATTATTCGAGATTTAAAGTTGGATTTTCAACACTTTCTTCCTCGTCTTCTTGTTCAATTTCAGCCCTGTTCAAAAGTTTCTGGTCCATTTGCTTACTAGCTTTGGCACCGAGTTTTTTCAGCTTTTCTACTCTGCGGATCAGATTTCCTTTTCCGGTAAGCTTTTTCATGGCACCTTCATAAGAATTTTGAACCGTACCAATTTGCCGACCAATTTTCAGCAATTCATCGGTCAGATTCACGAAAGAATCATATAAAGCACCTGCCTGAGTGGCTATTTGTATCGCATTTTGTTTTTGTTTCTCATTCTGCCACATACTGTCTATCGTTTTCAAAACGGCCAGGAGCGTGGTTGGAGTGACGATAATGATGTTTTTTTCAAAGGCGTCGCTGTAGAGATTCGGCTGCTCGTTAGAAGCAATGGCAAAAGCGGCTTCGATCGGGATGAAAAGCAGCACAAAATCAGGACTGTCCATTTGGTACAGAGTGTGATAATTTTTATTGCTCAATTCATTCACCCTGTTTTTTACTGAAATAAGATGATTTTTAAGATGTGCGGTCTTTTCCTGCTCATCTACTTCGTTTATGTAGCGTTCATAGGCAATTAGGGAAACTTTGGAATCTACGATCATCTTTTTATCGCCTGGCATATGGATGATCACATCGGGCATCACGCGGCGCCCTTCCTCAGTATTGAAACTTTGCTGCACGAAATATTCGCTGTCTTTCTGTAATCCGCTTCGTTCCAGAACCCTTTCCAGTACCATTTCTCCCCAGTTCCCCTGCATTTTCGTATCTCCTTTAAGGGCTTTGGTCAGATTGGTAGCTTCTTCGCTAATACGCACGTTCTGTTCGTGAAGATTCTTCAATTTTTCACCTAATTCGGCATGTCTCCTAATAGATTCTGTATTGGTAACGGTCACTTTTTCTTCGAACTCCTTGATCTTTTCGTTTAACGGAGTCAGAATATTCTCAATATTTTGCTTATTGAGAGAGGTGAATTTTTCAGATTTTTGGTCCAGTATTTTATTGGCCAGATTTTCAAATTCTTTCTGAAATTTTTCATTCAGCTTTTCTACTTCAGCTTTCTGTTCTTCGTTTCGTTCCTGGAGATTATTAAATTCCGAAATTTTCCTGGTGAGCTGTAACCCGATATTTTCCTTTTCCTGCCGAACCTTATTAAGAGATTCTTCCAGCTTTGTAATTTGTGCACGATACTCATTCCGCTGATTTTCAAAATCATTTTTTAAATTATTTAAATCGCTGGAATGTTGTTTTTTAAGATCTTCTATGTGAAGTGATAATTGATTGTTTCGCTCTTCCAATCTTCCTGCTTCCGATTTAGATTTCAGGTTTGCAATCAGTCTTCCGAAAAAGATTCCCAGACCCAGCGCAATGATGAAAATGAGTAGAAATATTAAAACGTCGCTCATAAAAATGATGATTTTTTCAAAGATACCGAAATCTGCTTGCAGCTCGAATTTGCTGAAAAAAACTTATTAAAAATTACTTCACTTTGAAGCTGGACGAAGTTTTGTCGAAGTAAATAAGACTTTCCGGGAATAGGGAATGAAATGCTTCCTGGGAAATAAGTTCTTTTGGCGTACCAAACTGAACTTTTCCGTCTTTCAAAATGGCCAGTTTATCGCATAGCTGCAGCGCCAGGTTGATTTCATGCGTGGCAAACAAAATGGCTTTACCGGTATTCCGGCTAATTTGTTTCAGAAGATTCAAAACATAAGCCTTATGATAAAGATCAAGGTGAGTGGTGGGTTCATCCAGAATGATAAGAGGAGTGTCCTGGGCAAGAGCACGGGCGATCAACACTTTCTGAAATTGTCCGTCGCTCAACTCATAGCACTTTTTGTGGCGAATATCCTCAAGACCTACCTGTTGCATGGCCTTCATGATGGCTGAAAGATCCTTTTGGGTAAGACGGCCAATCCAGTTGGTGTACGGCTGCCGGCCTAAAGCCACCAGTTCCGCTACCGTAAGATTTCTGGAAACACTTTGCTCCGTCAAGACCAGGCTGATCTCTTTTGCCAATTCTGATGGCTCAGATTTTGAAATATCCTTTGAATTTATAAAATACTGACCTTTAATGCTTTCAATAATACCGCTTAAAGTTTTTAATAAGGTGGATTTACCAGAGCCATTTTCCCCGATAACCGCTACTAATTCCCCTTCAGCAATCGATAAATCAATATTTTTTGCAATGGAAATCAGTTCTTTTTTCTTTCGATAACCAATCTCCAGCTCACGAGTTTCGAGGACAATATGGGAAGTTTCCGAAGTCATCAAAAATTGAATTTTCTTTTTCGAACCAGCAACCAAATGACCACCGGCGCTCCAATGATGGAGGTAATAGCGTTAATAGGAAGGCTATATTCACTTCCCGGCAACTGGGCGATCATATCACAAACAAGCATCAGGATCGCGCCACCAAAAAGAACGGCCGGAACCAGTGTGACGTGGTTTGCGGAAGGGATAACCTGCCTGATCAAGTGAGGAACTGCCAAGCCAATGAATGCGATCGGGCCTGCGAAAGCGGTGATGCTACCAGCTAGTAAACTGGTGGCCAGGATAATCAAAAATCTGTTTTTCTGAATATTTGTCCCGAGACTTCTCGCGTAGTTTTCTCCCAATAACAAAGAATTGAGGTTTTTGATGCTGAAAATACTGATCAGAATTCCGGCAAACCAGAACAGTCCCAAAATGCTTACCTGGTCCCAGGCGAGGTTTCCGAGGCTTCCGTAAGACCAGAAAACGTATTGCTGTAATTGTGATGCTGGGCTAAAATAGGCCAGGACGCTTACGATTGCGGCGGTAAAACTGGCGAACATCAAACCAATGATGAGAATCGCCATGGTATCACGCAAACGAATCGAAGCCAGGATAACAGCCAGCAGCACCAGCAAGCTTCCCAAACTTGAAGCCACCACCAGGCTCCAGCTGGAAAGAAATATAACCGATGCCGTAGCACCAAAAATAGAGGCACCCATAAATAGCAACGCGACTCCCAGGCTAGCCCCACTGCTCAGACCCAATACGTAAGGTCCAGCCAGTGGATTACGGAAAAGAGTTTGCATCAACAAACCGCTAAGGGCAAGTCCAGAGCCGGAAATGATTGCCGTAAGTGCTTTTGGCAGGCGGTAATTCAAAATGATATAGTTCCAGGTTTCCTTTTCAACTTTTTGACCGGTTAGACTGGCAAAAACTTCAGAAAAAGGAATTTTAACCGATCCCAGGCTGATATTAAGCATGCTGGTAAAAATGACCAGTGCGATCAGAAAAAGAATTCCCAGGATGTACGTTCTTTTAAGCATCACTCAGAAAGCGGTTTAAAAAACACCGTTTCGTAATTTTTTAAGAGAGACGGATGAAAAATATGGATCAGGTCTTTTAACACAAGGTCTGGGCGCTGTGGTCCCAGTTCGTAAAATATCACGCCGCCGGTTGCGCCGGTGGCAAGGCTGACGCTATACACATTTTTCTCCTGAACGGCCTTAAATTGAGAGTAATGTGGGGACTGATCTGCCAGGTCCTGATACGTTTTAAATTGTCCCGTGCTCACCCAAAAATCGGCATCCTGGCTTTTCTCCAGCACACTTTCAAATGCCAGTGACAGGCTGCCTTCACCTGTAGTTTCAGCATACAGATAATCGGCATTGGCATCTTTGATGAACTGCGCCTGCCAGGAATTTCCGTACGGCATGTACCACTGGTCATTGAACATGGAACCGCCAATCACTTTAGGCCTATCATCAGCTGTTTTGGCGAGTTCTTCGGCCTCTAAATAGGCTGTTTTGATCGAATTATAAGTTTCAGCAGCCAGGGAATCCTTTTGGAACAATGCCCCAAAGAACTTAATCCATTCAGCTTTTCCCAGTGGCGTGGTCTCCGTCCAGTCACCATTATAGATCACGGGGATTCCGGTTTTAGAAACGGTTTCCAGGCTTTTATTGGAAGCATTGATCGCGAATCCAACCACTACGGCGGGATCCAGGTTGATCAAAACTTCGGTATTTAAATTTTCGTTTTGGCCAATTTCAGTAATATTTCCGGAATCGATCAGTTTGCGAGTTTTTTCCGAAGAAATGTAATCCAGGCCTGGAAAACCGATCAGTTTTTCTGAAACATTCAAAGCTTCCAACGCCGGGATATGCGTGGTGGAAGTAACCACAAGATTTTTGACAGGAACCTGAAGCGCCACATCGTATTCGGCATTTTCGGGAATGTCTTCCTTTTTCGAATAGAGCAGATAGGTAAATGCGTTTTCAGCATCAGGCCAGGGAGTTTGGACCTTCAGGATCTTATAGCCGGGATAGGTTTGCAAACTAAAGCCTTCCGCATCTTCAACCAAATTTTCAGAAGGCTTAATAGCTTCGGAAATTGCCGGCTGTTTCTCGTTTTTACAAGCCAGGCATAGAATGAATAGAATGATCAGGTAGTGTTTTCTCAAAACGTTCATTTGATGTTCAAAAGTAAGATTATTTAAATTTTTGTCGCTACCGTCTCGTTGAATTGTTTATTTTCGCACTGAAATTTTGGTTCGGTATCGAATTTCTGTACCGATTAAAAGGGAATCAGGTAAATGCCTGAGCTGTTCCCGCAACTGTAAGCTAAGCCCGCACGGGCGGCTGCAAAACGCTTCAAACCACTGACGTTTTTTGTTGGGAAGGTATTTTGCAGTACGCGAGCCAGGAGACCTGCCAGAGTTCAAACTAACATCGAATGACTTTCGGGATAAAAGTCACAGATCATGGCAAAGAACCTGTTTTTCATACTATTTTTTATTTTCTGGCTTCAGTCGTATGCCCAGGATACTATTGAGTACCTCGACGAGATTCGGCTGGCAGATGTCAAACTGAAATCCAATTCCACGGGGCAGTTTGTAAAAACGGTCGATTCTGCTGCATTACAACGAAGCGAACCACTACTTACCAATGTATTGAAATTCAATTCTCCCTATTTTTTTCGTGAAAACGGCTACGGAATGGTCTCCTCAGTATCGGTTAGAGGAACGGGTGCTTCGCAAACAGCCGTGGTCTGGAATGGCATAAACATCAATTCTCAATTTACGGGGCAGACCGATTTTAATACGATCAATGCTGCCGCTTATGACGCAATAAACGTACGTCCCGGCGCTGGAAGCGTGGTTTACGGAAGTGGTGCCATTGGTGGAACAGTACATCTTCATGATGATTTTCAGTTCAACGGAGCGAAATCTCAGCGTTTAAACATCGGTTATGGCAGTTTTGAAACGTATAGCGCAAACTATTCTGGTAATTTCAGCAGCGATCAAACAGCTATAAAGATTAAATTATCGGGAATTGATTCTCAAAATGATTATCCTTATAAGGGAACTGATCGCTCGAATACGAATGGGGATTTCAGCAATTATTCCTTAAATGCTTCGGCAGCGCACTGGATCGTCAAAGATCATCTTCTGAAAATATATTCGAGCTACAACAAAGGCGATAGAGGTTTTTCCGGAACAATGAACATTCCGTCCAACAGCAAATATCTCGACAGGAATTCCCGGAATTTACTGGAATGGAAATATTTAAAGGGGCGGTGGAGCAGTAGCCTGAAAACTGCTTTTTTAAAGGAAGAATTTCGATATTTTGAAAATCGGGACCGGGAAGCATTTACTTATGGGGACGCGAAAACGGCCATTTTTAAGTATGATCTTGGTTTCAAATGGAATCGGTCGAATCGCATCCATTTTATTGCCGATCATACCCGAATTGACGGAAAGGGTTCCGGCATCACTGATAATAACCGGCAAACTACAGGGCTGGCAGTCTTATATAATGGT contains the following coding sequences:
- a CDS encoding acyl-CoA thioesterase, with protein sequence MNDFKTVKESQVVISELMLPSHSNFNGKIHGGYILSLLDQIAFACASKHSGKYCVTASVDTVDFLKPIEIGELVTMRASVNFVGHSSMVIGIRVEAENIQTGQRKHCNSSYFTMVAKDQEGKSVNVPGLILQSENEIRRFAKSIKRKDMKKKRSKEFHETDFSSHEYHDILEEYKVQIRKNS
- a CDS encoding 6-phosphogluconate dehydrogenase, encoding MKKTLFYILGGIFVLWLLYYAFIYFVPYSEGTRTGELIKFSRKGVVSKTWEGEISQGISGAQIFQFSVLDKDDEVIDKLQQYEGSYVRLTYIERFSTFFFWGDTKYFITEVEQAQSPHFRN
- a CDS encoding serine hydrolase domain-containing protein, whose protein sequence is MKKIFYSLLLFFFVSTLQAQKVYFPPAGEWQTKTSKEFDLDFSEAIQFAEENEYSESRDLRQAILKGFQSEPYHQLLGPVKRRGGPAGLILKNGYIVAQWGAVDRVDMTFSVTKSFLSTTALIALQQEKIKNVNDSVARYIWDGTFEGSHNSKITWKHLLQQNSDWSGELWGSYDWADRPPRDQNIDQWRSRALHEPGSYFKYNDVRVNVLAYSLLNIFREPLPKVLKNNIMDPIGASSSWRWFGYENSWTAIDGLQMQSVSGGGHSGGGMFISTTDMARFGLLFMNNGNWNGQQLLHPDLIEEAGMPSEANSNYGYMWWLNAAGDRHMEAIDSEIFYAAGFGGNFIVVDQKRKMVIVTRWLEPSKFEEFLNLVYKDL
- the rmuC gene encoding DNA recombination protein RmuC, with protein sequence MSDVLIFLLIFIIALGLGIFFGRLIANLKSKSEAGRLEERNNQLSLHIEDLKKQHSSDLNNLKNDFENQRNEYRAQITKLEESLNKVRQEKENIGLQLTRKISEFNNLQERNEEQKAEVEKLNEKFQKEFENLANKILDQKSEKFTSLNKQNIENILTPLNEKIKEFEEKVTVTNTESIRRHAELGEKLKNLHEQNVRISEEATNLTKALKGDTKMQGNWGEMVLERVLERSGLQKDSEYFVQQSFNTEEGRRVMPDVIIHMPGDKKMIVDSKVSLIAYERYINEVDEQEKTAHLKNHLISVKNRVNELSNKNYHTLYQMDSPDFVLLFIPIEAAFAIASNEQPNLYSDAFEKNIIIVTPTTLLAVLKTIDSMWQNEKQKQNAIQIATQAGALYDSFVNLTDELLKIGRQIGTVQNSYEGAMKKLTGKGNLIRRVEKLKKLGAKASKQMDQKLLNRAEIEQEDEEESVENPTLNLE
- a CDS encoding ABC transporter ATP-binding protein; the protein is MTSETSHIVLETRELEIGYRKKKELISIAKNIDLSIAEGELVAVIGENGSGKSTLLKTLSGIIESIKGQYFINSKDISKSEPSELAKEISLVLTEQSVSRNLTVAELVALGRQPYTNWIGRLTQKDLSAIMKAMQQVGLEDIRHKKCYELSDGQFQKVLIARALAQDTPLIILDEPTTHLDLYHKAYVLNLLKQISRNTGKAILFATHEINLALQLCDKLAILKDGKVQFGTPKELISQEAFHSLFPESLIYFDKTSSSFKVK
- a CDS encoding iron ABC transporter permease, with protein sequence MLKRTYILGILFLIALVIFTSMLNISLGSVKIPFSEVFASLTGQKVEKETWNYIILNYRLPKALTAIISGSGLALSGLLMQTLFRNPLAGPYVLGLSSGASLGVALLFMGASIFGATASVIFLSSWSLVVASSLGSLLVLLAVILASIRLRDTMAILIIGLMFASFTAAIVSVLAYFSPASQLQQYVFWSYGSLGNLAWDQVSILGLFWFAGILISIFSIKNLNSLLLGENYARSLGTNIQKNRFLIILATSLLAGSITAFAGPIAFIGLAVPHLIRQVIPSANHVTLVPAVLFGGAILMLVCDMIAQLPGSEYSLPINAITSIIGAPVVIWLLVRKRKFNF
- a CDS encoding ABC transporter substrate-binding protein, with translation MNVLRKHYLIILFILCLACKNEKQPAISEAIKPSENLVEDAEGFSLQTYPGYKILKVQTPWPDAENAFTYLLYSKKEDIPENAEYDVALQVPVKNLVVTSTTHIPALEALNVSEKLIGFPGLDYISSEKTRKLIDSGNITEIGQNENLNTEVLINLDPAVVVGFAINASNKSLETVSKTGIPVIYNGDWTETTPLGKAEWIKFFGALFQKDSLAAETYNSIKTAYLEAEELAKTADDRPKVIGGSMFNDQWYMPYGNSWQAQFIKDANADYLYAETTGEGSLSLAFESVLEKSQDADFWVSTGQFKTYQDLADQSPHYSQFKAVQEKNVYSVSLATGATGGVIFYELGPQRPDLVLKDLIHIFHPSLLKNYETVFFKPLSE
- a CDS encoding TonB-dependent receptor plug domain-containing protein gives rise to the protein MAKNLFFILFFIFWLQSYAQDTIEYLDEIRLADVKLKSNSTGQFVKTVDSAALQRSEPLLTNVLKFNSPYFFRENGYGMVSSVSVRGTGASQTAVVWNGININSQFTGQTDFNTINAAAYDAINVRPGAGSVVYGSGAIGGTVHLHDDFQFNGAKSQRLNIGYGSFETYSANYSGNFSSDQTAIKIKLSGIDSQNDYPYKGTDRSNTNGDFSNYSLNASAAHWIVKDHLLKIYSSYNKGDRGFSGTMNIPSNSKYLDRNSRNLLEWKYLKGRWSSSLKTAFLKEEFRYFENRDREAFTYGDAKTAIFKYDLGFKWNRSNRIHFIADHTRIDGKGSGITDNNRQTTGLAVLYNGRTDNLQYEASFRQEFTPNFGSPLLINIGSEYRFSENYQLSANFSRNYRIPTFNDLFWSSGGNAYLHPERSVQGEIGQSISLKKVSFRLNVFYISIRDLIRWVPSEEGIWKPENTAEAENYGLEFFADFATKIGKNQLEMHSTYAYTKAIDLANQNQLIYTPLHKATLTGTYQIGNLEIFFQSLYNGKIFTSSDNNYELAGYYLADFGVSFPLLKKPATKLQIQANNIFGKEYQSMPSRIMPGRNYKALLTINF